From a single Miscanthus floridulus cultivar M001 chromosome 8, ASM1932011v1, whole genome shotgun sequence genomic region:
- the LOC136473195 gene encoding uncharacterized protein isoform X1: MWVGDGGESEERPRGSGAAVRRKCGAVVEDGEASGCSASSTSRGSSARGSSGDDSPLTRFVRRGGRLGTDPERDETLTSSSSYASAGSTEPQEEDDDAALEAARDKRWVHARPQGQTKNAAAVPCLTGERQDQRHRLGAVLFQGRKDRAQRPASLDFGCPGPGVARSSMPHSPGFPVTGVGVMNKGLGISNSSHGGRPDVLSSPGTPSYDRRGMAGVGYQQGPISERVMIPPSAGHRRHPGSCMVLPYSNGRTLPSKWEDAERWIFSPNPNNALGRSIPQLWRPKSKSGPVGPPGRFGETYSCVSSSAQFLDNARVGNLTVNAPYLAGVLLPEHVCGGVMDLGRDLSGASSDDSSNGRGGRPDHMNGRHPAMQSTRVSRQLGSAVESYQSLPTSLESIQDGGIESIKDSATSSAPIIVRKDVATQTSPDISRSSSPSMRSSFSRSLSAQQVKELESCFSKLEVRDVQVDDRVTLTRWSKKHVTRGSDKNAPNIIEWKKKTMDSKSSAGEVTETTKCISKIEGEETKMTAWENMQKVEAEATIQKLVIKLEKKRPYSLERIFNTLRSGSWKTQVIRSTSTVNQDQHISRTIKTAPHLSKNGQMSSLSGCFTCHAF, encoded by the exons CGGCAGCGGCGCGGCGGTGAGGAGGAAGTGCGGGGCCGTGGTGGAGGACGGGGAGGCGAGCGGGTGCTCGGCGAGCTCGACCAGCCGCGGGAGCAGCGCGCGCGGATCCTCTGGCGACGACTCG CCTCTAACCAGGTTCGTGCGCCGGGGTGGTCGACTGGGGACGGATCCGGAGCGGGACGAGACGCTCACTTCCTCATCCTCCTACG CTTCTGCAGGTTCCACGGAGCcacaggaggaggacgacgatgcGGCATTAGAAGCGGCCAGGGACAAGAGGTGGGTACATGCACGACCCCAAGGGCAGACCAAGAATGCAGCAGCAGTCCCCTGTCTCACCGGCG AACGCCAAGACCAGCGGCATCGGTTGGGAGCTGTTCTTTTCCAAGGCAGGAAGGACAGGGCGCAGCGGCCGGCCTCGCTTGATTTCGGCTGCCCTGGTCCTGGTGTTGCCAGATCATCAATGCCGCATTCTCCAGGGTTCCCGGTCACTGGTGTCGGGGTGATGAACAAGGGGCTGGGCATATCAAATTCATCACACGGTGGTAGGCCAGACGTGCTGTCTAGTCCAGGGACACCGAGCTACGACCGGCGTGGGATGGCAGGCGTTGGCTATCAGCAGGGTCCGATTTCCGAAAGAGTGATGATCCCGCCTTCGGCCGGCCATAGAAGGCATCCGGGAAGCTGCATGGTGTTGCCTTATAGCAATGGGAGGACACTGCCGTCAAAATGGGAGGATGCAGAGAGGTGGATCTTCAGTCCTAACCCCAATAACGCACTTGGGAGGTCGATCCCGCAACTCTGGCGGCCGAAATCCAAAAGTGGTCCTGTTGGACCTCCTGGTAGATTTGGTGAGACATACTCTTGTGTTTCATCATCTGCTCAGTTTCTTGACAATGCTAGAGTTGGAAATCTCACAGTGAATGCACCTTACCTGGCTGGGGTCTTGCTACCTGAGCATGTTTGTGGGGGTGTTATGGACTTGGGAAGGGATCTAAGTGGTGCATCGAGTGACGATAGCAGCAATGGCCGAGGAGGCAGGCCTGATCACATGAATGGTCGGCATCCTGCTATGCAGTCTACCAGGGTTTCTCGGCAACTTGGTAGTGCAGTCGAGTCATATCAGTCATTGCCTACTTCACTTGAATCTATACAAG ATGGTGGGATTGAAAGCATAAAAGACTCTGCCACTAGCAGTGCCCCCATAATTGTGAGGAAGGATGTGGCAACACAAACAAGCCCTGATATTAGCAGGTCATCTTCTCCCAGCATGAGGTCTTCCTTCTCCCGTTCACTATCGGCGCAACAGGTCAAAGAGCTGGAGAGTTGTTTCTCTAAGCTTGAGGTCAGGGATGTGCAAGTGGATGATCGGGTGACTCTGACTAGGTGGTCCAAGAAACATGTCACCCGAGGCTCTGACAAGAATGCACCAAAtattattgaatggaagaaaaagactATGGATTCTAAATCTTCTGCCGGGGAAGTAACAGAAACCACAAAGTGTATATCAAA GATTGAGGGAGAGGAGACAAAAATGACTGCATGGGAAAATATGCAAAAAGTTGAAGCAGAAGCAACCATACAAAAGCTTGTG ATAAAACTTGAAAAAAAAAGGCCATACTCGCTGGAGAGGATTTTCAACACCCTCAGGTCTGGCTCTTGGAAAACACAGGTGATACGCAGTACATCAACCGTAAATCAGGATCAGCATATTTCCAGGACTATCAAAACGGCGCCACACCTCAGCAAGAACGGTCAAATGAGTTCGTTGAGTGGATGCTTCACATGTCATGCTTTCTAG
- the LOC136473195 gene encoding uncharacterized protein isoform X2 translates to MWVGDGGESEERPRGSGAAVRRKCGAVVEDGEASGCSASSTSRGSSARGSSGDDSPLTRFVRRGGRLGTDPERDETLTSSSSYGSTEPQEEDDDAALEAARDKRWVHARPQGQTKNAAAVPCLTGERQDQRHRLGAVLFQGRKDRAQRPASLDFGCPGPGVARSSMPHSPGFPVTGVGVMNKGLGISNSSHGGRPDVLSSPGTPSYDRRGMAGVGYQQGPISERVMIPPSAGHRRHPGSCMVLPYSNGRTLPSKWEDAERWIFSPNPNNALGRSIPQLWRPKSKSGPVGPPGRFGETYSCVSSSAQFLDNARVGNLTVNAPYLAGVLLPEHVCGGVMDLGRDLSGASSDDSSNGRGGRPDHMNGRHPAMQSTRVSRQLGSAVESYQSLPTSLESIQDGGIESIKDSATSSAPIIVRKDVATQTSPDISRSSSPSMRSSFSRSLSAQQVKELESCFSKLEVRDVQVDDRVTLTRWSKKHVTRGSDKNAPNIIEWKKKTMDSKSSAGEVTETTKCISKIEGEETKMTAWENMQKVEAEATIQKLVIKLEKKRPYSLERIFNTLRSGSWKTQVIRSTSTVNQDQHISRTIKTAPHLSKNGQMSSLSGCFTCHAF, encoded by the exons CGGCAGCGGCGCGGCGGTGAGGAGGAAGTGCGGGGCCGTGGTGGAGGACGGGGAGGCGAGCGGGTGCTCGGCGAGCTCGACCAGCCGCGGGAGCAGCGCGCGCGGATCCTCTGGCGACGACTCG CCTCTAACCAGGTTCGTGCGCCGGGGTGGTCGACTGGGGACGGATCCGGAGCGGGACGAGACGCTCACTTCCTCATCCTCCTACG GTTCCACGGAGCcacaggaggaggacgacgatgcGGCATTAGAAGCGGCCAGGGACAAGAGGTGGGTACATGCACGACCCCAAGGGCAGACCAAGAATGCAGCAGCAGTCCCCTGTCTCACCGGCG AACGCCAAGACCAGCGGCATCGGTTGGGAGCTGTTCTTTTCCAAGGCAGGAAGGACAGGGCGCAGCGGCCGGCCTCGCTTGATTTCGGCTGCCCTGGTCCTGGTGTTGCCAGATCATCAATGCCGCATTCTCCAGGGTTCCCGGTCACTGGTGTCGGGGTGATGAACAAGGGGCTGGGCATATCAAATTCATCACACGGTGGTAGGCCAGACGTGCTGTCTAGTCCAGGGACACCGAGCTACGACCGGCGTGGGATGGCAGGCGTTGGCTATCAGCAGGGTCCGATTTCCGAAAGAGTGATGATCCCGCCTTCGGCCGGCCATAGAAGGCATCCGGGAAGCTGCATGGTGTTGCCTTATAGCAATGGGAGGACACTGCCGTCAAAATGGGAGGATGCAGAGAGGTGGATCTTCAGTCCTAACCCCAATAACGCACTTGGGAGGTCGATCCCGCAACTCTGGCGGCCGAAATCCAAAAGTGGTCCTGTTGGACCTCCTGGTAGATTTGGTGAGACATACTCTTGTGTTTCATCATCTGCTCAGTTTCTTGACAATGCTAGAGTTGGAAATCTCACAGTGAATGCACCTTACCTGGCTGGGGTCTTGCTACCTGAGCATGTTTGTGGGGGTGTTATGGACTTGGGAAGGGATCTAAGTGGTGCATCGAGTGACGATAGCAGCAATGGCCGAGGAGGCAGGCCTGATCACATGAATGGTCGGCATCCTGCTATGCAGTCTACCAGGGTTTCTCGGCAACTTGGTAGTGCAGTCGAGTCATATCAGTCATTGCCTACTTCACTTGAATCTATACAAG ATGGTGGGATTGAAAGCATAAAAGACTCTGCCACTAGCAGTGCCCCCATAATTGTGAGGAAGGATGTGGCAACACAAACAAGCCCTGATATTAGCAGGTCATCTTCTCCCAGCATGAGGTCTTCCTTCTCCCGTTCACTATCGGCGCAACAGGTCAAAGAGCTGGAGAGTTGTTTCTCTAAGCTTGAGGTCAGGGATGTGCAAGTGGATGATCGGGTGACTCTGACTAGGTGGTCCAAGAAACATGTCACCCGAGGCTCTGACAAGAATGCACCAAAtattattgaatggaagaaaaagactATGGATTCTAAATCTTCTGCCGGGGAAGTAACAGAAACCACAAAGTGTATATCAAA GATTGAGGGAGAGGAGACAAAAATGACTGCATGGGAAAATATGCAAAAAGTTGAAGCAGAAGCAACCATACAAAAGCTTGTG ATAAAACTTGAAAAAAAAAGGCCATACTCGCTGGAGAGGATTTTCAACACCCTCAGGTCTGGCTCTTGGAAAACACAGGTGATACGCAGTACATCAACCGTAAATCAGGATCAGCATATTTCCAGGACTATCAAAACGGCGCCACACCTCAGCAAGAACGGTCAAATGAGTTCGTTGAGTGGATGCTTCACATGTCATGCTTTCTAG
- the LOC136473194 gene encoding pentatricopeptide repeat-containing protein At5g65560-like: protein MPSPAPTALPRLLAAISAAASSPTDLRRLSHLLISPSAPLPPIRCLNTLLMALARHGMLSDMESLAARMPARNLHTYTTLINAYCLAGDLPAAKHHLSSLLRAGLAPDSHAYTSFVLGYCRTGLLAHACRLFLLMPLRGCARTPFTYTALLQGLCGAGMVREAMAVFAGMRPDGCAPDSHVYSTIVHGLCGAGRAGEAAALLTEAMEKGFVPNVAVYNALIDGYCSTGDLDLAVDVFKGMQSKGCLPNVRTYTELICGFCKSGKVERAMVLYSRMVEAGLAPNVVTYTTLIQGQCNEGHLEHAFRLLHSMEASGLVPNEWTCLVLIDALCKRGRIEEAQQFLGSLVQKGIKVNQVVYTSMIDALCKAGNFDGAYNLMQKMVTEGFVPDAHTYSSLVDGLCRENKLSEAISLLDDMIENGVQANAVPFTILIDKHVRKFGSDSSKMISDRMAVAGVKPDVVTYTVFIRSYCQEGRMEDAESMMIQMIDHGVHPNLATYNTLIKGYANLGLVSQAFSSFKNMVDNGCKPNDESYTVLLGLLLKKNSYHDLVTNSVNVWKIVDIKVLKELLEEVIKLQCTSASYIYDCFIRCLCKVDRLEEAKSFLVEMQSANLTPSEDVYTCMIECCYRMKLLKEALRFLDSMVERGYLPRLESYRFIICALCEEGSFHTAKSIFGDMLSKEYNCDEIVWKILIDGLLQNGNTADCSRLLSFMEEQNCRPSSAIYARLTSEITVASEAQEIAT, encoded by the coding sequence ATGCCCTCGCCCGCGCCCACGGCGCTGCCCCGTCTCCTCGCCGCcatctccgccgccgcctcctcgcccaCTGACCTCCGCCGCCTCTCCCACCTCCTCATCTCCCCCTCGGCGCCTCTGCCTCCCATCCGGTGTCTCAACACCCTCCTCATGGCGCTCGCCCGCCACGGCATGCTCTCGGACATGGAGTCGCTCGCCGCCCGCATGCCCGCCCGCAACCTCCACACCTACACCACCCTCATCAACGCCTATTGCCTCGCCGGCGACCTCCCCGCCGCCAAGCACCACCTATCCTCGCTCCTGCGCGCCGGCCTCGCACCGGACTCCCACGCCTACACGTCCTTCGTCCTCGGGTACTGCCGCACGGGTCTGCTCGCGCACGCCTGCCGATTGTTCTTGCTAATGCCGCTGCGGGGGTGCGCGCGCACCCCGTTCACGTACACGGCCCTGCTCCAGGGGCTATGTGGCGCTGGGATGGTGCGCGAGGCGATGGCGGTTTTCGCTGGGATGCGGCCTGATGGCTGTGCCCCTGATTCGCACGTCTACAGCACAATAGTGCACGGGTTATGTGGGGCAGGACGAGCTGGAGAAGCGGCTGCGCTGCTCACAGAGGCAATGGAGAAGGGATTTGTGCCGAATGTTGCTGTATACAATGCTTTGATTGATGGCTACTGCAGTACTGGGGACTTGGACCTTGCAGTTGACGTCTTCAAGGGGATGCAGAGTAAAGGGTGCTTGCCGAATGTTCGTACTTATACTGAGCTGATATGTGGGTTTTGCAAGTCGGGGAAAGTAGAGAGGGCCATGGTACTATACAGTCGGATGGTTGAGGCAGGTTTAGCTCCAAATGTGGTGACATACACAACCTTAATTCAGGGGCAGTGCAACGAGGGGCACTTGGAACATGCTTTTAGGCTGCTTCATTCAATGGAGGCTAGTGGGCTGGTCCCTAATGAGTGGACTTGCTTAGTGCTGATTGATGCTTTGTGCAAACGTGGGAGAATTGAGGAAGCTCAGCAGTTTCTCGGGTCTCTTGTTCAGAAGGGAATTAAGGTGAATCAGGTTGTCTACACCAGTATGATAGATGCATTGTGCAAGGCGGGAAATTTTGATGGTGCTTATAATCTGATGCAGAAAATGGTCACAGAAGGGTTTGTGCCAGACGCCCACACATACAGTTCGCTTGTTGATGGACTATGCAGGGAAAATAAGCTGTCGGAAGCAATATCTCTGTTGGATGATATGATTGAGAATGGAGTACAAGCCAATGCCGTACCATTTACCATTCTAATTGATAAGCATGTCAGGAAGTTTGGGTCTGATTcctccaaaatgatatctgataGGATGGCTGTGGCAGGTGTTAAGCCTGACGTTGTCACTTATACAGTATTTATTCGCTCCTATTGTCAAGAGGGAAGGATGGAAGATGCTGAATCCATGATGATTCAGATGATCGATCATGGTGTTCACCCTAATTTAGCCACATATAACACATTGATTAAAGGATATGCAAATCTTGGACTAGTCAGTCAAGCATTTTCATCTTTTAAGAACATGGTTGATAATGGATGCAAGCCAAATGATGAGTCTTACACAGTTCTCCTTGGACTGCTACTAAAGAAAAATTCCTACCATGACTTAGTTACCAATTCTGTTAATGTATGGAAAATAGTTGACATAAAAGTTCTCAAGGAACTCTTGGAGGAGGTGATTAAGCTTCAGTGCACCTCAGCCAGCTATATTTATGATTGTTTTATTAGATGtttatgcaaagttgatagattgGAGGAAGCAAAAAGTTTTCTCGTAGAGATGCAGAGTGCTAACTTGACCCCAAGTGAGGATGTATATACTTGTATGATAGAATGTTGCTACAGAATGAAATTGCTAAAAGAAGCTTTAAGGTTTCTTGATTCAATGGTGGAAAGAGGCTATTTACCACGTTTAGAATCTTATAGGTTTATTATTTGTGCTCTTTGTGAGGAGGGAAGCTTTCATACTGCTAAAAGCATTTTTGGTGACATGTTGTCAAAGGAATACAACTGTGATGAGATTGTTTGGAAGATTTTGATTGATGGCTTATTACAAAACGGAAACACTGCTGACTGCTCCCGTCTGCTATCGTTCATGGAGGAACAGAATTGCCGTCCTAGTTCTGCAATATATGCTAGGCTTACAAGTGAAATAACAGTTGCAAGTGAAGCTCAGGAAATTGCTACATGA